In Hippoglossus stenolepis isolate QCI-W04-F060 chromosome 5, HSTE1.2, whole genome shotgun sequence, one genomic interval encodes:
- the tcp11l1 gene encoding T-complex protein 11-like protein 1, whose translation MPKEADHQEGGGDEEGSNEERAEETTSKRERENIPCGQTPQASAVKFVSVEQMMHTAKGVSNMTLAHEIMVNQAFQVKPAAPPEGSLEQRLKEVMHKAFWDTLEEQLKEDPPSYTHAIKLLAEIKEILLSLFLPNHGRLRARILEVLDLPLIQQQAENGALDIRKLSQFVIGMMGSLCAPCRDEDINKLKDITDIVPLFKAIFSVLDLMKYDMANFALSSIRPHLMQQSVEYERGKFQEFLEKQPNALDYTEKWLEDTVKYLREANQDSSSAASSNPPSLLPLNVHNQAYLRLMRWDHASDAFPETVLMDQARFQEMQQKADQLVLLSSVLLIVYTTTGEAISGLPGLMETLKTTVNVMITDMHKPSFSAQEALATIGEKMCVELSQCLSQHGYSPFTADRKSILKGQISATIQPDNTVRKLMDSRVQTYLLASLESSQQKTPVHLPGGLAPVSKEMKELAVQFSCLVNFNKLVFSPFYQKILQNILTPSTET comes from the exons CGAGCGCTGTCAAGTTCGTCTCTGTGGAGCAGATGATGCACACGGCCAAAGGTGTCTCCAACATGACTCTGGCTCATGAAATCATGGTCAACCAGGCGTTTCAAGTCAAACCTGCAGCGCCACCTGAAGGAAG TTTGGAGCAGAGATTGAAGGAGGTTATGCACAAAGCATTCTGGGATACCTTGGAAGAACAGTTGAAGGAGGATCCACCGTCGTACACACACGCCATCAAACTACTCGCTGAAATCAAAGAG attcttctgtctttgtttctgccGAACCACGGCCGTCTGCGCGCCCGCATCTTGGAGGTCCTGGACCTGCCCCTGATCCAGCAGCAGGCGGAGAATGGAGCTCTCGACATACGTAAACTGTCCCAGTTCGTCATCGGGATGATGGGCTCGCTGTGCGCCCCCTGCAGGGACGAGGACATCAACAAGCTGAAGGACATCACAGATATTGTGCCGCTGTTCAA GGCGATATTCTCAGTTCTTGACCTGATGAAGTACGACATGGCAAACTTCGCCCTGAGCAGCATCAGGCCTCATTTGATGCAACAGTCTGTTGAGTATGAGAGAGGCAAATTCCAGGAGTTTCTGGAGAAACAACCAA ATGCCTTAGACTACACTGAGAAGTGGCTGGAGGACACAGTGAAGTACCTGAGAGAGGCCAACCAGGACAGTTCCAGTGCTGCCTCCTCCAaccctccctcactcctccccCTTAATGTCCACAATCAGGCCTATCTACGTCTGATGAGGTGGGACCACGCCTCAGACGCCTTCCCAGAG ACAGTGTTGATGGATCAGGCTCGATTCCAGGAGATGCAGCAGAAGGCTGATCAGTTAgtcctgctctcctctgtgctcctcaTCGTCTACACCACAACAGGGGAGGCCATCTCAGGCCTGCCGGGGCTGATGGAGACTCTTAAAACCACCGTCAACGTCATGATTACAGACATGCACAAACC GTCTTTCAGTGCACAGGAGGCCTTAGCCACCATCGGAGAGAAGATGTGTGTTGAGCTGAGTCAGTGTCTGAGCCAACATGGCTACTCTCCTTTCACCGCTGACAGAAAGAGCATTCTGAAGGGACAGATCTCTGCCACCATCCAGCCAGACAACACAGTCCGCAAGCTGATGG aCTCCCGGGTTCAGACCTATCTCCTGGCTTCCCTGGAGTCCAGTCAACAGAAGACCCCTGTTCATCTCCCAGGAGGTCTGGCTCCGGTCAGCaaggagatgaaggagctgGCTGTCCAGTTCAGTTGCCTGGTCAACTTCAACAAGCTGGTCTTCTCCCCGTTCTACCAGAAGATTCTCCAGAATATACTGACACCCAGCACGGAGACGTAA